Genomic window (Hydrogenimonas cancrithermarum):
CCGGATTTGGTCTTTTTCCCGCCCGGAAGCCCAAGATGGGCGAAGAGAATCTCTCCCAGCTGTTTGGGAGAGTTGATGTTGAACTCGCGGCCCGCCAGAAGGTAGATCTGTGACGTCAGGCTCCCGAGACGCTCGGATATCTCCTCTTTCAGTTCTTCGAACCTTGCGATGTCGATCGCGATGCCGTGCCGCTCCATGCAGATGAGAAGGTTGACGAAGGGATACTCCACTTTGTGCGCCTCTTCGATCAGATGTTCCGCTCCCTGGAGTCGAAGCATTTCGGTCAGTTTGAAGTAGAGCCTGTAACTCATCCAGGCATCTTCAGCTGCATATTCCGTCGCCGACTCGATCGGAACGGTGCTGAAGTTCTCTCCCTTTTTAACCGTATCTTTGAATGCGACCATGTCGTGGTCGAAATAACGCAGCGCCAGACGATCGAGTCCGACGGCACCTTCCGGATCGACAAGCCACGCCAGCAGCATCGTGTCGGCGAACGGCTCCACTTCATCGAATCCGAAAACCTGATACACAAGTCCCAGGTCGAACTTCATATTGTGGCCGAAAAAACGCTTTTTCAGGAGGATTTCGAACGCTCTTTTCGCATCGCTCAGTGCGATCTGCCGACCGACGCCGAGATAATTGTGTGCGATCGGAACGTAGTAGGCTTTCGATTCGTCGAAACAGAAGCTGAAGCCGACCAGTGCGGCGCTTTTGGTGTCGAGCGCATCCGTTTCGGTATCGATCGCCACGGGAGTTTCGTCGTCGATCCCCTCCAGAATTTCGAAAAGCTTCCCGGCATCGTCGATCAAAACGGCCTCGAAGCTCTGCCTTTCCCTCTTCACCGGTGCCGAAGTTTCCCCCGTCTCTTTCCCGAGACGCCGCAGAATATTGCGAAGTTCATACCGCTTTAGTTCATCCCTGATCTTGAGCAGCGGATCGCTCGGTGGCATTCTGAACGCAGTCAGATCGCAGTTATCGAAAATGTCGTCCCGAAGCGTCACCAGCTCCCTGCTGCGGTAGGCGTCCGCTTTGTGCTCGATCAGAAGATTTCTGATCCGATCCGGCTTCACCTCATCGATATGGTCGTAGATCCCGTCGAGCGTGCCAAACTGCGTCAGCAGCTTGACGGCTGTTTTCGGACCGATCCCCGGTACACCCGGTACATTGTCCGAACTGTCCCCGATCAGCGCCTGGTAATCGGTGAACTGTTTCGGATGGATTCCATATTTCTGCACACAGGCATCTTCGTCGATCTCCACTTTTTTTATCGGGTCGAAGAGAACGACACGCCCGTCGTCGATGAGCTGGTAGAGATCTTTGTCGTGGCTTACGATGCGCACTCTGATCCCCTGTTCTTTGGCACACTTGACCATCGAAGCGATAACGTCATCCGCTTCGTAACCTTCCAGGCTCAGTTTGCTCAGCCCCATTTTCTCGATCCACTCGATCGCCACGGGAAGCTGCTGTTTCAGCTCAGGCGGCGCTTCGGGACGCTGCGCTTTGTAGTTCGGGTCGATCTTTTGACGGAAACTGGGGCCCGGTGCATCGAGCGCGAAAAGCAGATAGTCGGTCGGGTACTCTTTTTCGAGATTGTGGATCAGATTTGCGAAACCGGTCAACAGGCCGGTGGGAAAACC
Coding sequences:
- the polA gene encoding DNA polymerase I, which gives rise to MNGGTDSRMKTLTVIDTFGFFFRSFYALPPLKNSEGFPTGLLTGFANLIHNLEKEYPTDYLLFALDAPGPSFRQKIDPNYKAQRPEAPPELKQQLPVAIEWIEKMGLSKLSLEGYEADDVIASMVKCAKEQGIRVRIVSHDKDLYQLIDDGRVVLFDPIKKVEIDEDACVQKYGIHPKQFTDYQALIGDSSDNVPGVPGIGPKTAVKLLTQFGTLDGIYDHIDEVKPDRIRNLLIEHKADAYRSRELVTLRDDIFDNCDLTAFRMPPSDPLLKIRDELKRYELRNILRRLGKETGETSAPVKRERQSFEAVLIDDAGKLFEILEGIDDETPVAIDTETDALDTKSAALVGFSFCFDESKAYYVPIAHNYLGVGRQIALSDAKRAFEILLKKRFFGHNMKFDLGLVYQVFGFDEVEPFADTMLLAWLVDPEGAVGLDRLALRYFDHDMVAFKDTVKKGENFSTVPIESATEYAAEDAWMSYRLYFKLTEMLRLQGAEHLIEEAHKVEYPFVNLLICMERHGIAIDIARFEELKEEISERLGSLTSQIYLLAGREFNINSPKQLGEILFAHLGLPGGKKTKSGGYSTNEKVLDTLKGEHPIIEKILDYRELHKLMSTYIDPLLKLGRKDPKHRIYTSFIQTGTATGRLSSKNPNLQNIPVKTEEGRRIREGFVASEGYLLAGIDYSQIELRFLAHFSGDPVLTEAFRQNKDIHMETAVKLFGAEEAQAKRNIAKTVNFGLLYGMGSRKLAQTLGISTKEAKAIIENYFASFPTVKAYLESIEAKAKEQGYVETLLGRRRYFDFEHANAMQLAAYLREAGNTVFQGSTADLIKMAMLNIHRVIKEESLDAAILLQIHDELIFEIKSDDAEALAGRFSKMMEETVTLDVPLKTSINIGYRWSELK